In Aegilops tauschii subsp. strangulata cultivar AL8/78 chromosome 3, Aet v6.0, whole genome shotgun sequence, one genomic interval encodes:
- the LOC141042695 gene encoding uncharacterized protein, with the protein MLSLFPCSVITTYVMYHLVVHKMDEAESNMISKGKECKGDKNARAKAINWPVAISEFLLDWYIEKKIEMPPKAVFKKMHHTACTTAINKKYGCSYSVEQVQRHFRRHKETWGLVARYSNESGSGFDGVNKQVMLSQSTLDGLSANDRGILSKPIQFYDKLKELFSGSSADGSFMHDPFSAAETDNGDKVKDDMMNDMSTFDEAKGPTGHDSDKLDTDSDDCEVVAALAATDSQVSSSNVAALKPNKKSFKKSAKPNTLSQNDKAKRPKPRSSQASQDDTNMDVLLTSTLIGIRETLASPVQTVAPKDPNAPLWDMLKKIPLPPDERMSVGMHLCKPEFAVHRGFLVSMGQEYLERWVYTYLSDNYPAGKRASDDLVGNLGNNDPASNLGDDPAVNSSPF; encoded by the exons ATGCTATCATTATTTCCTTGTTCTGTCATTACTACTTATGTCATGTATCATCTTGTAGTTCATAAGATGGATGAAGCTGAAAGCAATATGATCAGTAAGGGGAAAGAATGCAAAGGTGACAAGAATGCAAGGGCAAAAGCTATAAATTGGCCTGTAGCTATATCAGAGTTTCTTCTTGACTGGTACATTGAGAAGAAGATCGAGATGCCTCCTAAAGCAGTATTCAAGAAGATGCATCACACAGCTTGCACAACAGCAATAAATAAGAAGTATGGCTGTTCTTATAGTGTCGAGCAAGTTCAACGTCACTTTAGGCGTCATAAAGAGACATGGGGGCTAGTTGCTAGATATAGCAATGAGAGTGGCAGTGGGTTTGATGGTGTCAACAAACAAGTGATGCTCTCTCAATCTACTCTAGATGGCTTATCG GCCAATGATCGTGGAATTCTCTCTAAACCAATTCAGTTCTACGACAAGTTGAAGGAATTATTTAGTGGCTCGTCAGCAGATGGCTCTTTTATGCATGACCCTTTCTCTGCAGCTGAAACTGACAATGGTGATAAGGTAaaagatgacatgatgaatgATATGTCCACCTTTGATGAAGCGAAGGGTCCAACAGGTCATGACTCGGATAAATTGGATACAGATAGTGATGATTGTGAAGTGGTGGCTGCTCTTGCTGCAACTGATAGTCAAGTTTCCTCGTCCAATGTTGCGGCTCTAAAGCCTAACAAGAAAAGTTTCAAAAAAAGTGCAAAGCCAAATACTCTGTCACAAAATGATAAAGCTAAAAGGCCAAAGCCAAGATCATCTCAAGCATCACAAGATGACACTAATATGGATGTGCTGCTCACTAGTACTTTGATAGGCATACGAGAAACCCTTGCAAGTCCAGTACAGACTGTAGCCCCAAAGGACCCAAATGCTCCTTTATGGGACATGCTCAAGAAGATTCCGTTGCCACCTGATGAGAGGATGTCGGTCGGGATGCATCTATGCAAGCCAGAATTTGCAGTCCATCGAGGTTTTCTTGTCAGCATGGGTCAAGAATACCTGGAGCGTTGGGTGTATACATACTTATCTGACAATTATCCTGCTGGCAAACGTGCCAGCGATGATCTTGTTGGTAACCTTGGAAACAATGATCCTGCTAGTAACCTTGGCGATGATCCTGCTGTTAACTCTAGCCCTTTCTGA